A single Perognathus longimembris pacificus isolate PPM17 chromosome 17, ASM2315922v1, whole genome shotgun sequence DNA region contains:
- the Arl5c gene encoding putative ADP-ribosylation factor-like protein 5C isoform X4, which yields MGQLIARLMGIFGSQEHKVIILGLDNAGKTTILYRFLTNEVVHTCPTVGSNMEEIVLQKTHFLVWDIGGQEALRSSWNAYYANTEFIILVIDSSDRDRLLTTREELYKMLAHEALRDASVLIFANKQDVKDSMTTAEISQFLSLSAIKDHPWHIQGCCALTGEGLPAGLQWMQSQATAK from the exons ATGGGACAGCTGATCGCCAGGTTGATGGGCATCTTTGGGAGCCAGG aacacAAAGTCATCATCCTCGGACTGGACAACGCGGGGAAGACCACCATTCTCTACCGCTT CCTGACTAATGAGGTGGTTCACACGTGTCCCACCGTCGGTAGCAACATGGAAGAGATTGTTCTTCAAAAGACCCACTTCCTCGTGTGGGACATTGGGGGGCAGGAGGCTCTGCGCTCCAGCTGGAATGCCTACTATGCCAACACAGAG TTTATCATCCTCGTGATTGACAGCTCGGACCGGGATCGGCTGCTGACTACTCGAGAGGAGTTGTACAAGATGCTGGCCCATGAG GCACTTCGTGATGCTTCAGTCCTGATCTTTGCCAACAAGCAAGATGTGAAGGACTCCATGACCACGGCTGAGATCTCCCAGTTCCTCTCTCTCAGTGCCATCAAAGATCATCCGTGGCACATCCAAGGCTGTTGTGCTCTGACGGGGGAAGG ACTGCCTGCTGGGCTCCAGTGGATGCAGTCTCAGGCCACTGCTAAATGA
- the Arl5c gene encoding putative ADP-ribosylation factor-like protein 5C isoform X3, which translates to MEMKSKWIQESPGLSIAQGAQSGVCILSGQKGRYKRIRLMRQTLRLSGSFPVGLACRQGRGQWATMWVEICSPKRKPHHSWLPFTGQFIILVIDSSDRDRLLTTREELYKMLAHEALRDASVLIFANKQDVKDSMTTAEISQFLSLSAIKDHPWHIQGCCALTGEGLPAGLQWMQSQATAK; encoded by the exons ATGGAGATGAAGTCTAAATGGATCCAGGAATCTCCAGGGCTTAGCATAGCCCAAGGTGCGCAGTCAGGTGTGTGTATTCTGTCTGGACAAAAAGgcagatacaagaggatcaggcTGATGAGACAGACCCTGAGGCTGTCTGGCTCCTTTCCTGTAGGGCTGGCATGCAGGCAGGGAAGAGGTCAGTGGGCAACAATGTGGGTAGAAATCTGTTCTCCAAAAAGAAAGCCCCACCACTCATGGCTTCCCTTCACTGGTCAGTTTATCATCCTCGTGATTGACAGCTCGGACCGGGATCGGCTGCTGACTACTCGAGAGGAGTTGTACAAGATGCTGGCCCATGAG GCACTTCGTGATGCTTCAGTCCTGATCTTTGCCAACAAGCAAGATGTGAAGGACTCCATGACCACGGCTGAGATCTCCCAGTTCCTCTCTCTCAGTGCCATCAAAGATCATCCGTGGCACATCCAAGGCTGTTGTGCTCTGACGGGGGAAGG ACTGCCTGCTGGGCTCCAGTGGATGCAGTCTCAGGCCACTGCTAAATGA
- the Arl5c gene encoding putative ADP-ribosylation factor-like protein 5C isoform X1: MEMKSKWIQESPGLSIAQGAQSGVCILSGQKGRYKRIRLMRQTLRLSGSFPVGLACRQGRGQWATMWVEICSPKRKPHHSWLPFTGQFIILVIDSSDRDRLLTTREELYKMLAHEALRDASVLIFANKQDVKDSMTTAEISQFLSLSAIKDHPWHIQGCCALTGEGSVATPSLRTWPKPGMTDHRILSSVMSSVIGNRSRFPIGSRLSQMYTCAQPRCCGCSQGRKVSAVWGLEMVRDSILQKNYHLRAGKCREGSG; this comes from the exons ATGGAGATGAAGTCTAAATGGATCCAGGAATCTCCAGGGCTTAGCATAGCCCAAGGTGCGCAGTCAGGTGTGTGTATTCTGTCTGGACAAAAAGgcagatacaagaggatcaggcTGATGAGACAGACCCTGAGGCTGTCTGGCTCCTTTCCTGTAGGGCTGGCATGCAGGCAGGGAAGAGGTCAGTGGGCAACAATGTGGGTAGAAATCTGTTCTCCAAAAAGAAAGCCCCACCACTCATGGCTTCCCTTCACTGGTCAGTTTATCATCCTCGTGATTGACAGCTCGGACCGGGATCGGCTGCTGACTACTCGAGAGGAGTTGTACAAGATGCTGGCCCATGAG GCACTTCGTGATGCTTCAGTCCTGATCTTTGCCAACAAGCAAGATGTGAAGGACTCCATGACCACGGCTGAGATCTCCCAGTTCCTCTCTCTCAGTGCCATCAAAGATCATCCGTGGCACATCCAAGGCTGTTGTGCTCTGACGGGGGAAGGGTCAGTGGCAACCCCCTCCCTCagaacctggcccaagccaggGATGACAGACCACAGGATCTTGTCCTCTGTCATGTCCTCTGTCATAGGGAACCGAAGCCGGTTCCCTATTGGCTCTCGCCTGAGTCAGATGTACACTTGTGCTCAGCCTAGATGCTGTGGCTgctcccagggcaggaaagtctctgctGTCTGGGGTCTGGAAATGGTGAGAGATAGCATTCTCCAGAAAAACTACCATTTGAGAGCTGGGAAGTGTAGAGAAGGAAGTGGGTAA
- the Arl5c gene encoding putative ADP-ribosylation factor-like protein 5C isoform X2, with translation MGQLIARLMGIFGSQEHKVIILGLDNAGKTTILYRFLTNEVVHTCPTVGSNMEEIVLQKTHFLVWDIGGQEALRSSWNAYYANTEFIILVIDSSDRDRLLTTREELYKMLAHEALRDASVLIFANKQDVKDSMTTAEISQFLSLSAIKDHPWHIQGCCALTGEGSVATPSLRTWPKPGMTDHRILSSVMSSVIGNRSRFPIGSRLSQMYTCAQPRCCGCSQGRKVSAVWGLEMVRDSILQKNYHLRAGKCREGSG, from the exons ATGGGACAGCTGATCGCCAGGTTGATGGGCATCTTTGGGAGCCAGG aacacAAAGTCATCATCCTCGGACTGGACAACGCGGGGAAGACCACCATTCTCTACCGCTT CCTGACTAATGAGGTGGTTCACACGTGTCCCACCGTCGGTAGCAACATGGAAGAGATTGTTCTTCAAAAGACCCACTTCCTCGTGTGGGACATTGGGGGGCAGGAGGCTCTGCGCTCCAGCTGGAATGCCTACTATGCCAACACAGAG TTTATCATCCTCGTGATTGACAGCTCGGACCGGGATCGGCTGCTGACTACTCGAGAGGAGTTGTACAAGATGCTGGCCCATGAG GCACTTCGTGATGCTTCAGTCCTGATCTTTGCCAACAAGCAAGATGTGAAGGACTCCATGACCACGGCTGAGATCTCCCAGTTCCTCTCTCTCAGTGCCATCAAAGATCATCCGTGGCACATCCAAGGCTGTTGTGCTCTGACGGGGGAAGGGTCAGTGGCAACCCCCTCCCTCagaacctggcccaagccaggGATGACAGACCACAGGATCTTGTCCTCTGTCATGTCCTCTGTCATAGGGAACCGAAGCCGGTTCCCTATTGGCTCTCGCCTGAGTCAGATGTACACTTGTGCTCAGCCTAGATGCTGTGGCTgctcccagggcaggaaagtctctgctGTCTGGGGTCTGGAAATGGTGAGAGATAGCATTCTCCAGAAAAACTACCATTTGAGAGCTGGGAAGTGTAGAGAAGGAAGTGGGTAA